The genomic window ATGAAATCAAAAACGAATCTTTTTgagtaaaataataatgataaccaatatatttgaccagttttaacatcaaataaaatgatttgctttttattttcagACCGAACGGCAGACAGTGGTGGTGGGCACCGATATTCGGACCTTTACTAGGTGGTCTAATAGGAGGCTGGACATACTATCTAATGATTGAGTTACATCATCCGCGTGAATTAACCTACCAACGACATTTGGACGAAACACCGTCTGCTAAACCTCAGGGTTCCTCAACGGACATTTAATATAATATTTGTTTTCTAGTCAGCTTTAGATCAAAAggtaattaaaatttaaaagacCAAGCGAACTATCCGGTTTTCACATTTCCGTAGTTTCAGACATCATTGCAATATTGGTAAAAGCTAGATTCCCAATGTCGGTATTCTTTTTACTCGAGAGAATTATGGGACAACCGTCTCCTTCAACCACTCCAATGGACGGTCTTCCATTCATCTCCATCTCGGTAGTTGTTTTATTTCCGGTATTCCGTTTTCTCTGTTCCTCCTCCAACTGCAAAAGCAAATCATAAGCTACTCGTAAACCAAATACGGTATGTACCCATAAACCATTTAATAGCAACACAGGGACTTTGTAGCGTTAAGAGCGCGCACCCTAGACAATCCCGattccccgagtttcgtacaagttacaacgagacaatttgCAGTGACTTCCTTGTCCAGAGCAATTTCAAGCTAACTTACTTTTTCACAAGAACGTactaaaccaccgccagggttcgacccgcaacctctcgcaccatagtcgaacgccatatcgattgagctaacttgactaacCCATTTGTAATCCCCGGGTGTAATCCAATATCGCCGCATCATCGGTTGCATTGACGATTGAACATCATTCACATCataattgttttcattttttggTGAAAAGAAAATGATGAAGTGACAATTCCTTTGATTGTCAAATTAGTTTACCTCGTGAATTCTGGTACGTAGTTTTTGGACGTCTTCTATCGTTGTGGTACCTGCAGCTTTGTCATTTTTGTCGAGACCAGAACTGTGTCTAGAATTACATGAAGATGGTGCTCCGTCTGAATATCTGTATACTGAGATGATCTTTTGTATGGTATGGgataaaaaaatcaatatattttgatgagaatattatACAATAACTGATGTGAAAATTATCGTAGCATCGCATGTTACAACACATTTATACAACAATACATTACCTTTGGAATGAATAGTATCATCAGTGTCAAAGTTGCACAGACTATGATGGTACATGAAGTAAAGATATACAACACTGATGTGTCGTTTTTTATCAGGAAGCTTACAGAAACTCCCACAATGCATAGCACCACAGTATTGTAGACACATATTCCTATCAGTTTGCTGTCATTGAGGGCTGGAATGGTGACcttgaaaatgtgaaaaagaaaaaggaagcgttttataaacaaagttaaaactgTTACTGTTGTTAACTTCAACAAAAAATGGTGTTAGTTTTGGTTATTTGGTAATTTATagaatatattattataataacaaaatatacgtGTGGTTTGGTGGAGTGTGCAAACGGTGCGTAAatgatgtacagggtgtatcaaaatgattggtaccgggctatgtgacattctcaaaaatatatcaaaaatataaaatgactaattaatatagtttttgtactataaatagaaaggggcatatgttaacttattgatctaataatctgaagataataggttgatgcatctgggagctattgtcatttaaacgaaaaTCGGCGTattcatggttttacttacacaacacaagatggaaaggttcactgcttgaactatttattgcatacatgctcttcaatatctcacctcagtctacacAACATGAAATTACTTTACACATgtttttagaaagatagttcctgacgTCCCTGACAGGCCTGACtaacgactctggcagtgtgaggtgaagccctatcttgatgAACTTAACACCGGGGATGGATCCAtgttgtaactgcccatatcaaattattgaaacaatgcaagttatagcatgtttgcatgggatactccttgctcttggaaactgtcttctaaatcttctctgcccTTCTCCATAGCTTCTtgtcaaccagtaattctttactatgaatgttcgctaaagtgtggaatactgtggagccattccaataacttttaccaggtctaacctacactgtctacagtctatagccattctgccacaccatctacttagtaacctcattgcatcttatactacaatttaaattaccgccctgaaAGGTGTTCATACACAAATTTCTTTCAACCCACTAAAAtgattcaagtcaataatattactctcaagcaataaatattgattagaacatttatatatgtattatgaatgaagaaataggcaaggaagaaaataaacatttccatgattttcaacatacaaggtatttgtagtaaaatagaaaatgctgcgctactgatccagcgttacgatgaaaagtataaaaccacctactttcctttagaatcatgttaCTTCTGAACAGaaagtgctatctttatgatctaaaattcttagagaagataaaactactataattacaaatatttaaacaatttaccCCAAAATGGTACagcaaatagtaaaaaaaaaatcagtaaaaattaGAAGtcctcggtaccaatcattttgatacaccctgtaaatgCCAAGTTGCATGTAAATTATGTGCAGGGTATACCTTCCTTGTTTCCCACGCCAACCACGTTCCAAACAAAAGAAGCAGTCCTTTATAAGTACATAATGCTACAAGCCAGTAAATCTGGTTGGTTGACGTACATTGCTCGATGTAAGAAATGGTTCGCACATTAGGTACATCTGGATCACTCTGTAAAATGAAAgacagcaaaaataacaatactgAACAAGAACGATTAATATTACTAGGGAGCAGCTCGTGGCTCAGTCGTTGAATTTGGTGCAAAAGGTCCCATATTCAGTCCTTTGTGGGCACTACTTTTCCACACCGTCAGCTAGCCATTAAGCTTTCACGATTCAAAAATGCAATGGCACTTTCAGCCAATCAGATGCAATGGTGGAGCGCAGACAATTTGAATCAGAAAGCTCTCTGTGTTGACCGCATTGGATCTATGCAATGTACGCATTCAAGTGAAAAAATGCTATCAGCATGCCACTAGTGCACTCTAAGGACTGAAAATATGTGGTTTGGCGGGAAACTATAAACGATTATCCGCTTTCTAAAATGCAATTTAATAGTGATGTACATGACAAATATCATGAAGCCAGTTCGGAGTAGTGTACCACGTGACTGTTCGATTATATTATCCTGCGCTTGGCACGATAGGAAAACCGctacaaaaatatacaataccGTTTTGGCCAGATCCATTGTTTCTATATATATTGGATCCAGGACTTGCCACAAAATCAACACAAACATATCGATGCATAAGAACACGAACACCATGATAAACAGATGATTATCAGTGATAACCTGAAATCAATatgaaaaaatggaaaaaaaatctatatacaAATTCATTTTGAtcacaaatacatgtatgtatgattaTAAGGCGattggctcttttcagagccacccaaGACACTGTTTACATGCAATTGACATCCTTGTTTTCATTTGTGTTTATGGTAGATGTTTAATTTTCTTTGATGATCTCCAAGGAGATTTAGACATTCAGCCAAAATTTGGTAGCTCTAAAGGAACCATTCAGATGCAGTCAATCAGAGCGTAGCTTAGTTCGCCAATCCAAAAACAGCGGCTGCAGCTGCAACAACGGCGACGATGCCTTGCAACTGTAGTAGAGTGTAGTAGAGGCACATCTTACGAGAGCTGGGTAGATTTTTTTCGGTCCGACTGCGTACCTTTTGAAACCTTTAATATGCTTGTAAATGGATTCTGGTTGTGACAGCCTCTCTACATAAGGCAACAGCAGTGTCAGTCTTCAATCTTATAGCCTATATACTTACCCTTCTCCTAGGAGTTTTTAAGGCGGCCACACGGTACACGCGCCATGTTTTGCTAAACATTGACCCAAATCCAAGTACACAACCGGTTGAAAGCAGCCATATCCTCAACTAGAGTCAAGTATAATGGAAGAGACTATaatcaaatttgtttaaaaacatttttaaatgttatagcAGTTTCTTCTTCAGATTCAAAGCCAGTTTTTCCTTACCCAGTTTATTTTACTTTACTACAGCACAACTATGCCAAAATTCATTACATCAAAAAATATATAATGCATGAAAGGAACGAAATCAACCTGACATGCTATTGCAACAGAATCCTTGGAAACTGTATCGCTATCGAGACCTCCAACGATAACGCTTGTGTAAATCAGAATGCTGCCCGAGATAATGACGTTGTTTATGTAGGGACTTGACATCTTCACAATTCTGCAAAACATTAACAaagcatcatcgtcatcatcattatctttaACGTCATCATCAACATTATTATTTCATCATCTCATCAGAGACCCCAGAACTGTGATCTCATCATCATTTCATAGTCATCACCCCAGCGCGGCGGCGCGCCGCGGCGGCGGTAATAGCAGTAGCAGCATCATCATTGTCGTTCACGCCATCTTCGTTTATCATTGTGATTATCGCACATAGgactacagagcgcgtaccaccagtcaaagtctccgcatcatccgataatgagggccgattgttccatgaaatgcgacagacgagactgctacgcaattaccgcgtattttcatggtctatcgcgtaatcgcgaaagcacgcaacgctgtATCACGT from Amphiura filiformis chromosome 5, Afil_fr2py, whole genome shotgun sequence includes these protein-coding regions:
- the LOC140151935 gene encoding gamma-aminobutyric acid type B receptor subunit 2-like, which translates into the protein MFSKTWRVYRVAALKTPRRRVITDNHLFIMVFVFLCIDMFVLILWQVLDPIYIETMDLAKTSDPDVPNVRTISYIEQCTSTNQIYWLVALCTYKGLLLLFGTWLAWETRKVTIPALNDSKLIGICVYNTVVLCIVGVSVSFLIKNDTSVLYIFTSCTIIVCATLTLMILFIPKIISVYRYSDGAPSSCNSRHSSGLDKNDKAAGTTTIEDVQKLRTRIHEVN